Proteins from a genomic interval of Procambarus clarkii isolate CNS0578487 chromosome 45, FALCON_Pclarkii_2.0, whole genome shotgun sequence:
- the LOC123769893 gene encoding pro-resilin, giving the protein MNSKIFFLVCMAAVTAADKRPSFSYGAPQFSSEETGPAQYNFNWAVNDAPSANDFGHQETRDNDNTQGSYSVQLPDGRLQTVTYYVNGDSGYIADVQYKGEARYPDSDEVRSYAPPRPQYG; this is encoded by the exons ATGAACTCCAAG ATTTTCTTCCTGGTGTGCATGGCGGCCGTGACTGCCGCAGACAAGCGGCCCTCTTTCTCCTACGGTGCTCCGCAG TTCTCCTCCGAGGAAACTGGCCCCGCTCAGTACAACTTCAACTGGGCAGTCAACGATGCTCCTTCAGCTAACGACTTCGGTCATCAGGAGACCCGCGACAACGACAACACTCAGGGGTCGTACTCCGTACAGCTTCCCGATGGTCGTCTCCAGACCGTGACTTACTACGTCAACGGCGACTCTGGCTACATCGCTGATGTCCAGTACAAGGGCGAGGCTCGCTACCCTGACTCTGATGAGGTCAGGTCTTATGCCCCTCCAAGACCCCAGTACGGATAA
- the LOC123770207 gene encoding cuticle protein 21-like, translating into MNTKVLILLGLVAAVAADKRPAPSLAYGAPRASSEEFESPKYGFDWAVQDSETGNDFAQQEARDDDNTRGSYTVQLPDGRRQTVTYVVDGDSGYVADVQYQGEARYPDSDEVRPPSPRYGAP; encoded by the exons ATGAACACTAAG GTACTCATCCTGCTGGGTTTGGTGGCTGCGGTCGCCGCCGACAAGCGTCCGGCCCCCTCCTTGGCCTACGGTGCTCCCCGG GCATCATCTGAGGAGTTTGAGTCTCCCAAGTATGGCTTCGACTGGGCTGTTCAAGACAGCGAGACCGGCAACGACTTCGCCCAGCAAGAGGCccgcgacgacgacaacaccagagGGTCGTACACTGTACAGCTTCCCGACGGTCGTCGCCAAACCGTAACTTACGTCGTGGATGGTGACTCTGGTTACGTGGCTGACGTCCAATACCAGGGTGAGGCTCGCTACCCCGACTCTGATGAGGTCAGGCCTCCCAGTCCCCGCTACGGAGCTCCGTAA
- the LOC138349448 gene encoding cuticle protein 21-like: MNTKVLILLGLVAAVAADKRPAPSLAYGAPRASSEEFESPKYGFDWAVQDSETGNDFAQQETRDDDNTRGSYTVQLPDGRRQTVTYVVDGDSGYVADVQYQGEARYPDSDEVRPPSPRYGAP; this comes from the exons ATGAACACTAAG GTACTCATCCTGCTGGGTTTGGTGGCTGCGGTCGCCGCCGACAAGCGTCCGGCCCCCTCCTTGGCCTACGGTGCTCCACGG GCTTCCTCTGAGGAGTTTGAATCTCCCAAGTATGGCTTCGACTGGGCTGTTCAAGACAGCGAGACCGGCAACGACTTCGCCCAGCAAGAGACccgcgacgacgacaacaccagagGGTCGTACACCGTACAGCTTCCCGACGGTCGTCGCCAGACCGTGACTTACGTCGTGGACGGTGACTCTGGTTACGTGGCTGACGTCCAGTACCAGGGTGAGGCTCGCTACCCCGACTCTGATGAGGTCAGGCCTCCCAGTCCCCGCTACGGAGCTCCGTAA
- the LOC123770210 gene encoding cuticle protein 8-like, with protein MVMNARVAIVLVAAVVAAADQRPPYSYDSPRGSLEYSTESKEAQYNYNYVIKNDYSGNDFGHQEARDGDNTKGSYYVQLPDGRLQTVTYFVDGDRGYVAEVSYQGEARYPDSSEVRSYGTPPRPQYGLPESEESVEASAYSLPVSLYNTPTSYTTPRPHTTPRASYTTPRLSYNAPRAILLYTQTILHYTQSILHYTKAQHNTQTILH; from the exons ATGGTCATGAACGCAAGG GTTGCAATAGTGCTTGTTGCAGCTGTGGTCGCAGCTGCAGACCAGCGTCCACCATACTCCTACGATAGTCCAAGG GGCTCGCTTGAGTACTCAACGGAATCGAAAGAGGCGCAATATAATTACAACTATGTCATTAAGAACGACTACTCCGGCAACGACTTCGGTCACCAGGAGGCCCGCGACGGTGACAACACCAAGGGGTCGTACTACGTGCAGCTTCCCGACGGTCGTCTGCAGACCGTGACTTACTTCGTGGACGGTGACCGGGGCTACGTGGCCGAGGTCTCCTACCAGGGCGAGGCTCGCTACCCGGACTCCTCTGAGGTCCGGTCTTACGGCACTCCTCCCAGACCTCAGTATGGACTTCCTGAGTCAGAAGAATCTGTCGAGGCCTCAGCTTATTCTTTACCTGTGTCATTATACAATACGCCTACATCCTACACCACACCCAGGCCTCACACTACACCCAGAGCATCCTACACTACACCCCGATTATCCTACAATGCACCCAGGGCCATCCTACTCTACACCCAGACCatcctacactacacacagagcaTTTTACACTACACCAAggcccaacacaacacccagacCATCCTACACTAG
- the LOC123769895 gene encoding pro-resilin codes for MNSKIFLLLCVGAVAVADKRPSFSYGAPRFSSEETGPAQYNFNWAVNDAPSANDFGHQETRDNDNTQGSYSVQLPDGRLQTVTYYVNGDSGYIADVQYKGEARYPDSDEVRSYAPPRPQYG; via the exons ATGAActccaag ATTTTCCTACTGCTATGTGTGGGAGCTGTCGCTGTTGCTGACAAACGTCCCTCCTTCTCCTATGGCGCTCCcagg TTCTCATCCGAGGAAACTGGCCCCGCTCAGTACAACTTCAACTGGGCAGTCAATGATGCTCCTTCAGCTAACGATTTCGGTCATCAGGAGACCCGCGACAACGACAACACTCAGGGGTCGTACTCCGTACAGCTTCCCGATGGTCGTCTCCAGACCGTGACTTACTACGTCAACGGCGACTCTGGCTATATCGCTGATGTCCAGTACAAGGGCGAGGCTCGCTACCCCGACTCTGATGAGGTCAGGTCTTATGCCCCTCCAAGACCCCAGTACGGATAA
- the LOC123770208 gene encoding cuticle protein 21-like, giving the protein MNTKVLILLGLVAAVAADKRPAPSLAYGAPRASSEEFESPKYGFDWAVQDSETGNDFAQQESRDDDNTRGSYTVQLPDGRRQTVTYVVDGDSGYVADVQYQGEARYPDSDEVRPPSPRYGAP; this is encoded by the exons ATGAACACTAAG GTACTCATCCTGCTGGGTTTGGTGGCTGCGGTCGCCGCCGACAAGCGTCCGGCCCCCTCCTTGGCCTACGGTGCTCCACGG GCTTCATCTGAGGAGTTTGAGTCTCCCAAGTATGGCTTCGACTGGGCTGTTCAAGACAGCGAGACCGGCAACGACTTCGCCCAGCAAGAGTCccgcgacgacgacaacaccagagGGTCGTACACTGTACAGCTTCCCGACGGTCGTCGCCAGACCGTGACTTACGTCGTGGACGGTGACTCTGGTTACGTGGCTGACGTCCAGTACCAGGGTGAGGCTCGCTACCCCGACTCTGATGAGGTCAGGCCTCCCAGTCCCCGGTACGGAGCTCCGTAA
- the LOC123770209 gene encoding cuticle protein 8, whose amino-acid sequence MNAKVLFLLGLVAVVAADKRPAPALAYGAPPTRFDDSDEVIEPPKYGYDWTVQDAESGNSFGQQEARDLDNTKGSYTVQLPDGRLQTVTYYVDGDSGFIADVQYQGEARYPDSDEVGSYSPPQQPSARYGAP is encoded by the exons ATGAACGCCAAG GTACTCTTCCTGCTGGGTCTGGTGGCTGTGGTCGCCGCCGACAAGCGTCCCGCCCCCGCCCTGGCCTACGGTGCCCCCCCG acacgttttgatgactctgatgaGGTTATCGAGCCCCCGAAGTATGGGTACGACTGGACTGTACAGGACGCAGAGTCTGGCAACAGCTTCGGCCAGCAGGAGGCCCGCGACCTGGACAACACCAAGGGGTCGTACACCGTGCAGCTTCCCGATGGTCGTCTCCAGACTGTAACTTACTACGTTGACGGTGACTCTGGATTCATTGCCGATGTCCAGTACCAGGGCGAGGCTCGCTACCCCGACTCTGATGAAGTCGGTTCCTATTCTCCACCACAACAGCCCAGCGCCCGCTACGGAGCCCCCTAG
- the LOC123770206 gene encoding cuticle protein 21-like, whose translation MNTKVLILLGLVAAVAADKRPAPSLAYGAPRASSEEFESPKYGFDWAVQDSETGNDFAQQETRDDDNTRGSYTVQLPDGRRQTVTYVVDGDSGYVADVQYQGEARYPDSDEVRPPSPRYGAP comes from the exons ATGAACACTAAG GTACTCATCCTGCTGGGTTTGGTGGCTGCGGTCGCCGCCGACAAGCGTCCGGCCCCCTCCTTGGCCTACGGTGCTCCACGG GCTTCCTCTGAGGAGTTTGAGTCTCCCAAGTATGGCTTCGACTGGGCTGTTCAAGACAGCGAGACCGGCAACGACTTCGCCCAGCAAGAGACccgcgacgacgacaacaccagagGGTCGTACACCGTACAGCTTCCCGACGGTCGTCGCCAGACCGTGACTTACGTCGTGGACGGTGACTCTGGTTACGTGGCTGACGTCCAATACCAGGGTGAGGCTCGCTACCCCGACTCTGATGAGGTCAGGCCTCCCAGTCCCCGCTACGGAGCTCCGTAA
- the LOC123770205 gene encoding cuticle protein 8-like, with product MNTKVLFLLGLVAVVAADKRPAPSLAYGAPQARQSSEEFESPKYGFDWAVQDGESGNDFAQQETRDDDNTKGSYTVQLPDGRRQTVTYYVDGDSGYVADVQYQGEARYPDSDEVGAYAPPQPSARYGAP from the exons ATGAACACTAAG GTACTCTTCCTGCTGGGTCTGGTGGCTGTGGTCGCCGCAGACAAGCGTCCAGCCCCCTCCTTGGCCTACGGTGCTCCCCAG GCACGCCAATCATCTGAGGAGTTTGAGTCTCCTAAGTATGGCTTCGACTGGGCTGTTCAAGACGGTGAATCCGGCAACGACTTCGCCCAGCAAGAGACccgcgacgacgacaacaccaagggGTCGTACACCGTCCAGCTTCCCGATGGTCGTCGCCAGACCGTGACTTACTACGTCGACGGTGACTCTGGTTACGTTGCTGACGTCCAGTACCAGGGTGAGGCTCGCTACCCCGACTCCGATGAAGTCGGAGCCTACGCTCCACCACAGCCCAGCGCCCGCTACGGAGCTCCATAA
- the LOC123770137 gene encoding uncharacterized protein has product MISRVVFLLGVVSVSVGERRPVYSYTAPQGSDEYSDESREARYNFNYAVKHEDSGNDFGHQETRDGDDTKGSYYVQLPDGRLQTVTYSVDGDSGYVAEVSYQGEARYPDSDEIRSYAQRRPSHTPSRPSYTRIGPSNIAPRAFFASPRPSYSNPEAEESREVIVYASSEGSLETGSYSPPRYFAGPSEESSEEFEDSPFTHYTHPDSLNNYKPPVYIPNTRNYGF; this is encoded by the exons ATGATCTCAAGG GTTGTGTTCCTGCTGGGTGTGGTGTCGGTCAGTGTGGGTGAGCGTCGTCCAGTCTACTCCTACACCGCTCCTCAG GGGTCTGATGAATACTCCGATGAGTCTAGAGAGGCTCGGTACAACTTCAACTATGCTGTGAAACACGAAGACTCCGGCAACGACTTCGGTCACCAGGAGACCCGCGACGGTGACGACACCAAAGGGTCGTACTACGTGCAGCTTCCCGACGGTCGTCTGCAGACTGTGACTTACTCCGTGGACGGTGACTCAGGCTACGTGGCCGAGGTCTCCTACCAGGGCGAGGCTCGCTACCCGGACTCCGATGAGATCAGGTCATACGCTCAACGAAGACCATCACACACTCCATCCAGACCATCCTACACTAGGATAGGACCATCCAACATCGCCCCCAGAGCATTCTTCGCGTCTCCTAGACCATCGTACTCGAATCCCGAGGCTGAAGAATCCCGCGAAGTCATCGTGTACGCCTCATCAGAAGGTTCCCTGGAGACTGGCTCGTACAGTCCGCCCCGCTACTTCGCGGGTCCTTCAGAAGAGTCCTCCGAGGAGTTCGAGGACTCTCCCTTCACCCACTACACCCATCCGGACTCTCTTAACAACTACAAACCACCCGTCTACATCCCAAACACCCGTAACTACGGATTTTAG